A genomic segment from Chitinophaga flava encodes:
- a CDS encoding PKD-like family lipoprotein yields MKTNYIKLLLGGCIICLFNTACYKDQGNYQYHEINNVDSITGINKEYAILFKDTLRISPKLFATQDQGDTGRYTYRWEALIDGASSVPGDVSNVLIGSYRDLSYPVKLRPAGYDCYYRVKDKQTGVEWFRRFHFTVQSPVYQGWVALCDVKGSVRIDMVSRLGEQDRLIQDVMTFTNAGLPARHGAKQLVFEYTSAGRQFYLNTGDGLERFEGENFTWKSTYGIRYEMLTPVNAGFSVDLFYNSPLYMGVDYLISGKQVFYRNQMMGGKAFGAPVNYVDDEKTAFNPAPFIAGGYGGTSLHLLYDRDKRRFVVHDAMMSGTKCNSLQDGKLFSYTTGKELVYMVPTSYGGGDVFAIMKDDAGKYYTYCINVTRGGVKQSYYTEMTDAPELDKATVFAVSNQLGYVFYAVGGRLYEYDVFIHKATLMADLGTEKISVMKAPFFASYGKDFYTNLTNSLVVGSYDATRPDTENGVIRVYSIPDRNDALKLTWSYQGLGKIVDLVYRER; encoded by the coding sequence ATGAAAACGAATTATATCAAGCTGTTGCTGGGTGGATGTATCATCTGCCTGTTTAATACCGCCTGTTACAAAGACCAGGGCAACTATCAATATCATGAGATCAATAATGTGGACAGCATTACTGGTATAAATAAAGAATATGCTATTCTGTTCAAAGACACGTTGCGCATCAGTCCTAAGTTGTTTGCCACACAGGACCAGGGTGATACCGGACGTTATACTTATCGCTGGGAAGCGCTGATTGACGGAGCTTCCTCGGTACCCGGTGATGTGTCCAATGTGCTGATCGGGTCTTACAGAGACCTGTCTTATCCGGTGAAGCTGCGGCCAGCCGGCTATGACTGTTATTACCGGGTGAAAGACAAACAGACCGGGGTGGAATGGTTTCGCCGCTTTCATTTTACGGTGCAATCCCCGGTGTACCAGGGCTGGGTGGCGCTCTGCGATGTAAAAGGTTCTGTGCGGATCGATATGGTGAGCCGGCTTGGAGAGCAGGACCGGTTGATCCAGGATGTGATGACTTTTACCAATGCCGGTTTGCCGGCAAGGCATGGGGCTAAACAGCTGGTGTTTGAATATACCAGCGCTGGCAGACAGTTTTACCTCAATACAGGGGATGGCCTGGAGCGGTTTGAAGGGGAGAATTTTACCTGGAAAAGTACCTATGGTATTCGTTATGAGATGCTGACGCCTGTAAATGCCGGGTTTAGTGTTGATTTGTTCTATAATTCGCCGCTGTATATGGGCGTAGATTATCTGATATCGGGTAAACAGGTGTTTTACAGGAATCAGATGATGGGAGGTAAAGCTTTCGGGGCGCCTGTTAATTATGTAGACGATGAAAAGACGGCTTTTAATCCAGCTCCGTTTATTGCCGGTGGGTATGGCGGTACCAGCCTGCATTTGCTGTATGACAGGGATAAACGTCGTTTTGTGGTACATGATGCGATGATGTCGGGCACCAAATGCAACAGTCTGCAGGACGGGAAGCTGTTTTCCTACACCACCGGGAAAGAGCTGGTATACATGGTGCCCACCTCTTATGGTGGCGGAGACGTGTTTGCCATTATGAAAGATGATGCCGGCAAATACTACACCTACTGTATCAATGTCACCAGGGGCGGGGTAAAACAGAGTTATTATACCGAGATGACGGATGCACCGGAGCTGGATAAGGCTACTGTTTTTGCGGTCAGCAACCAGCTGGGATATGTGTTTTATGCTGTGGGCGGCCGTTTGTATGAATATGATGTTTTTATCCACAAAGCTACGCTGATGGCGGATTTGGGTACTGAAAAGATCAGTGTCATGAAGGCGCCGTTTTTTGCTTCCTATGGGAAGGATTTTTATACCAACCTTACCAATTCCCTGGTGGTGGGCAGTTATGATGCAACCCGTCCGGATACGGAGAATGGGGTCATCAGGGTGTACAGCATCCCTGACAGAAATGATGCTTTGAAGCTTACCTGGAGTTATCAGGGGCTGGGCAAAATTGTAGATCTGGTTTACCGCGAAAGATAA
- the secA gene encoding preprotein translocase subunit SecA: MLGFLTKLFGGNKSDRDIKSVTPIVQQVNEEYGKLQSLPIDDLRHKTQEFRERISAHLVKIDQEINEKKEAAEAVEDITQKDTIYQEIDILKKDRDKQLEVVLKSLLPEAFAVVKEAARRFATNPTITSTATALDRQLAVRKDYVTIDGDKAIWKNNWKAAGNEVTWNMVHYDVQLIGGTVLHQGKIAEMATGEGKTLVSTLPSYLNALAGEGVHVVTVNDYLARRDSEWNGPLFEFLDITVDCIDKHQPNTPERRNAYLADITYGTNNEFGFDYLRDNMVHSPDEMVQRKHHFAMVDEVDSVLVDDARTPLIISGPIPRGEEQEFHALKPRIQYLVEMQKKAANQYLLEAKKLISEGKDDAKTGGLALMRAWRGLPKSSALIKYLSEPGIKVLLQKAENYYLADQQREMPKVDEGLFFAIEEKQNSVDLTEKGISLITQGGEDPNFFVMPDVGSELAEIEKMSVSPEEKLQRKEVMLQDYALKSDRIHSVQQLLKAYTLFDKDVEYVVMDGKVKIVDEQTGRILDGRRYSDGLHQAIEAKENVKVEAATQTFATITLQNYFRMYHKLAGMTGTASTEAGEFWEIYKLDVVTIPTNLPISRLDSEDLVYKTKRDKYKAVIEEVKGLQAKGRPVLVGTTSVEVSELLSKMLTFEKVPHNVLNAKQHAREAQIVAEAGLPGAVTIATNMAGRGTDIKLGPGVKEAGGLAIIGTERHESRRVDRQLRGRAGRQGDPGTSQFFVSLEDDLMRMFGSERIAGLMDRMGYKEGEVIQHSMITRSIERAQKKVEENNFGIRKRLLEYDDVMNKQRTVIYAKRNHALFGERLAIDTDNAFFDVAENMVITHKESGDYEAFKMDAIINFAIDANITQEELVRTDVPTLASRLYHQALENYRRKVQDITSNTLPVIERIYNEQGHHIENISIPFTDGKKGVNVLANLKKVVETDGHETMNALERSITLALIDEAWKEHLRAMDELKQSVQGAVYEQKDPLLIYKLEAFKLFKQMDGETSRDIVSFLCKCGIPVSQDQDRQEEQIREGHEEKTDMSRMRASHEDIIEHNGHEVAAPEYDMPEEKQEPVRVGPKVGRNDLCPCGSGKKFKNCHGKDL, from the coding sequence ATGTTAGGTTTTTTAACAAAACTTTTTGGGGGGAACAAATCTGACAGAGACATCAAATCTGTCACTCCAATAGTGCAGCAGGTCAATGAGGAGTATGGAAAGCTGCAGTCCCTGCCTATCGACGACCTGCGTCATAAAACACAGGAGTTCCGCGAGCGCATCAGCGCCCACCTTGTCAAAATCGACCAGGAGATCAACGAGAAAAAAGAAGCGGCAGAAGCCGTAGAAGATATAACACAGAAAGATACCATCTATCAGGAAATTGATATTCTGAAGAAAGACCGCGACAAACAGCTGGAAGTAGTCCTGAAAAGCCTGCTGCCTGAAGCTTTTGCTGTAGTTAAAGAAGCTGCCCGCCGTTTTGCCACCAATCCTACCATTACTTCCACCGCAACAGCGCTGGACCGCCAGCTGGCCGTAAGAAAGGACTATGTGACCATCGATGGCGATAAAGCTATCTGGAAAAACAACTGGAAAGCCGCCGGCAACGAAGTGACCTGGAACATGGTACACTACGACGTTCAGCTGATCGGTGGTACAGTACTGCACCAGGGTAAAATCGCGGAAATGGCCACTGGTGAAGGTAAAACACTGGTATCTACCCTGCCCTCCTACCTCAACGCCCTCGCTGGTGAAGGGGTGCACGTGGTAACCGTGAACGACTACCTGGCCCGTCGTGACTCCGAGTGGAATGGCCCACTGTTCGAGTTCCTCGATATCACCGTTGACTGCATCGACAAACACCAACCCAATACTCCGGAACGCCGGAATGCCTACCTGGCAGACATCACCTACGGTACCAACAACGAATTCGGCTTCGACTACCTCCGTGACAACATGGTACACAGCCCGGATGAAATGGTACAACGCAAACACCACTTTGCTATGGTGGATGAGGTGGACAGCGTACTGGTAGACGATGCGCGTACACCGCTCATCATCTCCGGTCCTATCCCCCGCGGTGAAGAACAGGAGTTCCACGCATTAAAACCACGTATCCAGTACCTGGTGGAAATGCAGAAAAAAGCAGCCAACCAGTACCTGCTGGAAGCTAAAAAACTGATCAGCGAAGGTAAAGACGACGCGAAAACCGGTGGTCTGGCCCTGATGCGCGCCTGGAGAGGCTTGCCAAAAAGCAGTGCCCTGATCAAATATCTCAGCGAGCCTGGTATCAAAGTATTATTACAGAAAGCTGAAAACTACTATCTGGCAGACCAGCAAAGGGAAATGCCGAAAGTAGATGAAGGCCTCTTCTTCGCGATAGAAGAAAAACAAAACAGCGTAGACCTGACAGAAAAAGGTATCAGCCTGATCACCCAGGGCGGCGAAGATCCTAACTTCTTCGTGATGCCTGACGTAGGTTCTGAACTGGCGGAAATTGAAAAAATGTCAGTTTCCCCTGAAGAAAAACTGCAACGTAAGGAAGTAATGCTGCAGGATTATGCCCTGAAGTCAGATCGTATCCACTCCGTTCAGCAGCTGCTGAAAGCTTATACCCTGTTCGACAAAGATGTGGAATACGTGGTAATGGACGGTAAAGTGAAGATCGTAGACGAACAGACAGGTCGTATCCTCGATGGCCGCCGCTACTCCGACGGCCTGCACCAGGCGATCGAAGCCAAGGAAAACGTGAAAGTGGAAGCTGCCACCCAGACCTTCGCTACCATCACTCTGCAGAACTACTTCCGTATGTACCATAAGCTGGCCGGTATGACTGGTACAGCTTCTACTGAAGCCGGTGAGTTCTGGGAAATCTACAAGCTGGATGTGGTAACCATCCCCACCAACCTGCCTATCTCCCGTCTGGATTCAGAAGACCTGGTATACAAAACCAAAAGAGATAAGTATAAAGCTGTTATAGAAGAAGTCAAAGGTCTGCAGGCCAAAGGACGCCCGGTACTGGTAGGTACTACCTCCGTAGAGGTGTCTGAGTTGCTGAGTAAGATGCTGACTTTCGAAAAAGTACCGCACAACGTACTGAACGCCAAACAACACGCCCGTGAGGCCCAGATCGTGGCCGAAGCCGGTCTGCCCGGTGCAGTGACCATCGCCACCAACATGGCGGGTCGTGGTACGGACATCAAACTCGGACCTGGTGTGAAAGAAGCGGGTGGTCTGGCCATCATCGGTACAGAAAGACACGAAAGCCGCCGCGTAGACAGACAGCTGCGTGGTCGTGCCGGTCGTCAGGGTGACCCCGGAACTTCACAGTTCTTCGTTTCCCTGGAAGATGACCTGATGCGTATGTTCGGCTCCGAACGTATCGCCGGCCTGATGGACCGTATGGGCTACAAAGAAGGTGAAGTGATCCAGCACAGTATGATCACCCGCTCTATCGAAAGAGCCCAGAAAAAAGTGGAAGAAAACAACTTCGGCATTCGTAAACGCCTGCTCGAATACGATGACGTAATGAATAAACAGCGTACCGTGATCTATGCCAAACGTAACCACGCCCTGTTCGGCGAACGTCTGGCCATCGATACCGACAACGCTTTCTTCGATGTAGCAGAAAATATGGTCATCACCCATAAAGAAAGCGGCGACTACGAAGCTTTCAAAATGGACGCCATCATCAACTTCGCTATCGATGCCAACATCACCCAGGAAGAACTGGTCCGTACAGATGTGCCTACACTGGCTTCCAGACTGTACCACCAGGCGCTGGAAAACTACCGCCGCAAAGTGCAGGATATCACTTCCAACACCCTGCCGGTGATAGAACGTATCTACAACGAACAAGGTCACCATATTGAAAACATCTCCATCCCATTCACCGATGGTAAAAAAGGTGTTAACGTACTGGCCAACCTGAAAAAAGTTGTGGAAACAGATGGCCACGAAACCATGAACGCCCTGGAACGCAGCATCACCCTGGCTCTCATCGATGAAGCCTGGAAAGAACACCTGCGTGCTATGGACGAACTGAAACAGTCTGTTCAGGGCGCCGTATACGAACAAAAAGACCCGCTGCTGATCTACAAACTGGAAGCCTTCAAACTGTTTAAACAGATGGATGGTGAAACCAGCCGCGATATCGTTTCCTTCCTCTGCAAATGCGGTATACCTGTAAGCCAGGACCAGGACAGACAGGAGGAGCAGATCCGGGAAGGCCATGAGGAAAAAACCGATATGAGCCGCATGCGCGCTTCCCATGAAGATATCATCGAACATAACGGTCATGAGGTAGCAGCTCCGGAATATGATATGCCGGAAGAGAAACAAGAACCGGTAAGAGTAGGCCCTAAAGTAGGCCGCAATGATCTCTGCCCCTGCGGTAGTGGCAAAAAATTCAAGAACTGCCACGGTAAGGACTTGTAA
- a CDS encoding M20 metallopeptidase family protein, giving the protein MKNRIKELAKAYAPAFVEIRRHIHSHPELSFQEYNTSEFIRQQLDKFGVPYKAGVAGTGIIALIEGKNPASKTIALRADIDALPITEANNVPYKSVNNGVMHACGHDVHTTVVLGATKILNELKDELEGTIKILFQPGEEKHPGGASIMIEEGALENPRPDAILGLHVQPSMETGKLGFCAGKYMASADEIYITVKGKGGHAAQPHLTVDTILVASQLVVSLQQIISRNNNPFSPSVLSICAFNGGFTTNVIPSEVKLMGTFRAMDETWRFKAHELIRKQVMGIAESLGAEIDVEILVGYPTLYNNEEVTAKARGFAEEYLGKQQVEDTELRMGAEDFAFYSQIVPACFFRLGTGNVERGITSGVHTPTFDVDERSIEIGMGTMAYLATQFK; this is encoded by the coding sequence ATGAAGAACCGTATTAAAGAGCTGGCTAAAGCCTATGCCCCCGCCTTCGTAGAGATCAGGCGGCATATTCACTCCCATCCCGAATTATCTTTTCAGGAATATAATACCTCCGAATTTATCCGGCAGCAGCTGGATAAATTTGGTGTTCCCTATAAGGCTGGTGTTGCCGGTACCGGTATCATAGCATTGATAGAAGGGAAAAATCCAGCATCCAAAACGATCGCGCTGCGCGCTGATATTGATGCACTCCCTATCACGGAGGCCAATAATGTACCCTACAAATCTGTCAATAATGGCGTGATGCATGCCTGCGGACATGATGTACATACCACCGTAGTGCTGGGTGCTACCAAAATTTTAAATGAGCTGAAAGACGAACTGGAAGGGACTATCAAAATACTGTTTCAGCCCGGAGAAGAAAAACACCCCGGCGGCGCCAGCATCATGATTGAAGAAGGTGCGTTGGAAAATCCGCGCCCCGACGCTATCCTGGGCCTGCATGTGCAGCCCAGCATGGAAACTGGCAAACTAGGTTTCTGCGCCGGTAAATACATGGCCAGTGCCGACGAGATCTACATCACCGTGAAAGGCAAAGGCGGTCACGCTGCACAGCCACACCTGACTGTAGATACCATCCTCGTGGCATCTCAGCTGGTGGTGAGCCTGCAGCAAATCATCTCCCGCAATAACAATCCTTTCTCTCCTTCAGTGTTATCTATCTGCGCTTTCAATGGTGGTTTTACGACCAACGTAATCCCCAGCGAAGTAAAGCTGATGGGCACTTTCAGAGCAATGGATGAAACCTGGCGTTTTAAAGCGCATGAGCTGATCCGCAAACAGGTGATGGGTATTGCTGAATCCCTGGGTGCTGAAATAGATGTCGAAATACTGGTTGGGTATCCTACCTTGTATAATAATGAAGAGGTAACTGCCAAAGCACGTGGTTTTGCAGAGGAGTATCTCGGCAAACAACAGGTAGAAGATACCGAATTAAGAATGGGCGCAGAAGATTTTGCCTTCTATTCACAGATAGTACCGGCCTGTTTCTTCCGCCTGGGTACCGGCAATGTGGAAAGAGGTATCACTTCCGGTGTGCATACACCTACCTTTGATGTGGATGAAAGAAGCATAGAGATAGGAATGGGCACCATGGCTTATCTTGCAACTCAGTTCAAATAA
- a CDS encoding ABC transporter ATP-binding protein, translating to MIHIQSLKFSYRQNRPLFEDLNLHLEAGHIYGLLGKNGAGKSTLLKQIAGLLFPDGGTCKVLNYTSAQRQPALLREVFLVPEEFFLPKVSIHTYVKSYAPFYPRFDEQAFYSYLKEFAIPQDQQLTNMSYGQKKKVIISFALATNTKVLIMDEPTNGLDIPSKSQFRKVIAAAVTDDKCIVISTHQVRDLDNLIDSIVIIDDHKIIFNQSVGSVTDKLSFKLLTQLDDRLPVLYADSNLRGHAVVMKNVNMEQSRIDMELLFNAILSNRQSIQELFN from the coding sequence ATGATTCACATCCAATCTCTGAAATTCAGCTACCGCCAAAACAGGCCCCTGTTCGAGGATCTCAACCTCCACCTGGAAGCTGGTCATATATATGGCCTCCTCGGTAAAAACGGCGCCGGCAAATCCACGCTGCTCAAACAGATAGCCGGATTGTTATTCCCCGACGGGGGGACCTGTAAGGTCTTAAATTATACATCTGCCCAAAGGCAACCAGCATTACTCCGGGAAGTATTCCTGGTACCGGAAGAGTTCTTTCTGCCCAAGGTCAGCATCCACACTTATGTGAAATCTTATGCTCCTTTTTATCCCCGCTTCGATGAACAGGCTTTCTACAGCTACCTTAAAGAGTTTGCGATACCACAGGATCAGCAGCTCACCAACATGTCTTACGGACAAAAGAAAAAAGTGATCATCAGTTTCGCCCTGGCTACCAACACTAAAGTGCTCATCATGGACGAACCTACCAACGGCCTGGATATCCCCTCCAAAAGCCAGTTCCGCAAAGTGATTGCAGCCGCTGTTACAGATGATAAGTGCATCGTCATCTCTACCCACCAGGTAAGGGACCTCGACAATCTGATAGACAGCATCGTCATCATCGATGATCACAAAATCATCTTCAATCAAAGCGTAGGCAGCGTAACTGACAAACTCAGCTTCAAACTGCTGACTCAACTCGACGACCGGCTGCCGGTATTATATGCCGATAGCAACCTGCGCGGCCATGCCGTAGTCATGAAAAATGTGAACATGGAACAAAGCCGCATCGATATGGAACTGCTCTTTAACGCCATTCTCTCCAACCGTCAATCTATTCAGGAACTCTTTAACTAA
- a CDS encoding serine hydroxymethyltransferase, producing MQRDQQIFDIIRQELERQRHGIELIASENFTSLQVMQAMGNVMTNKYAEGYPGKRYYAGCEIVDQSEQLAIDRAKQIFGAAYANVQPHSGAQANAAVMLAILQPGDKILGLDLSMGGHLTHGSSVNYSGKLYQPHFYGVNKETGLVEYDKMEEIAQREKPKLIVCGASAYSRDWDYKRIREIADQVGAFVLADIAHPAGLIAKGLLNSPFEHCHFVTTTTHKTLRGPRGGMIMMGKDFENPFGLKTPKGEIRLMSSLIDTAVFPGIQGGPLEHVIAAKAVSFFEILSDEYDVYAKQILKNAQSMAKSFVDRGYQIISGGTDNHLMLIDLRNKNISGKKAEQTLVKAEITANKNMVPFDDKSAFITSGIRVGVPAITTRGLKEGHMEQIVDWIDQLLLDADNDALIAKIKGEVNGFMQQFPLYPEL from the coding sequence ATGCAAAGAGACCAGCAAATATTTGATATTATCCGCCAGGAATTGGAGCGTCAGCGCCATGGCATTGAGTTGATCGCATCTGAAAACTTTACCAGCTTGCAGGTAATGCAGGCAATGGGTAATGTGATGACGAATAAATATGCCGAAGGATACCCTGGCAAAAGATACTACGCAGGCTGCGAAATAGTAGACCAGAGCGAACAACTGGCTATTGACAGGGCCAAACAAATATTTGGTGCGGCATATGCCAACGTGCAGCCTCACTCCGGCGCACAGGCCAATGCAGCTGTGATGCTTGCAATCCTGCAGCCAGGCGACAAAATCCTCGGTCTCGACCTGAGCATGGGCGGACACCTTACCCACGGTTCTTCCGTAAACTACTCCGGAAAGCTCTATCAGCCTCATTTCTATGGTGTTAACAAAGAAACAGGCCTCGTAGAATATGATAAAATGGAAGAAATCGCGCAGCGTGAAAAACCAAAACTGATCGTTTGTGGTGCTTCTGCTTACAGCCGCGACTGGGATTACAAACGTATCCGCGAAATCGCTGACCAGGTGGGCGCCTTCGTACTCGCTGACATCGCGCATCCTGCAGGCCTGATCGCCAAAGGACTGCTCAACTCTCCATTTGAACACTGTCATTTCGTTACTACTACCACCCACAAAACACTGCGTGGTCCTCGCGGTGGTATGATCATGATGGGCAAGGATTTTGAAAATCCATTCGGTCTGAAAACTCCGAAAGGCGAAATCCGTCTCATGAGCTCTCTCATCGATACTGCTGTATTCCCTGGTATCCAGGGCGGTCCGCTCGAACACGTGATCGCTGCCAAAGCCGTGTCTTTCTTCGAAATCCTGTCTGATGAATACGATGTATACGCCAAACAGATCCTGAAAAATGCACAGTCTATGGCGAAAAGCTTCGTGGACAGAGGCTACCAGATCATCAGCGGCGGTACTGATAACCACCTGATGCTCATCGACCTGCGCAATAAAAATATCTCCGGTAAAAAAGCAGAACAAACACTGGTAAAAGCAGAAATCACCGCCAACAAAAACATGGTACCATTTGATGATAAATCTGCCTTCATCACTTCCGGTATCCGTGTAGGTGTACCTGCTATCACTACCCGCGGCCTTAAAGAAGGTCACATGGAACAGATCGTTGACTGGATCGACCAGCTGCTCCTGGATGCTGACAATGATGCCCTCATCGCTAAAATCAAAGGCGAAGTAAACGGCTTCATGCAGCAATTCCCGCTGTATCCTGAACTGTAA
- a CDS encoding sugar phosphate nucleotidyltransferase, with protein sequence MKAIIPVAGAGTKLRPHTYTQPKALIPLAGRTILSIIVDQLVEAGITEFVFVVGYLGEKIQHYVEKKYPQLTCHFVQQNSREGTGHAILLTREVVGEDEVLIVLGDTICECDFKEVIASPYSILGLKKVDDPRNFGVAEVDENAHITRVIEKPQIPKSNLALVGLYKIKESKELYDCLQANVDNHIKSHDEYQLTDALECMIERGVRFNSFKVINWFDCGRKDTLLETNAILLKKYKLANNPVLPYENTIIIPPVSIGEGCNIKNSIIGPNVAVGDNTVINYSIVKDSIIGSFSNLYEVVLKSSLIGSDANIRGLSQSLNIGDNTEIDLG encoded by the coding sequence ATGAAGGCAATAATACCTGTGGCAGGTGCAGGCACTAAACTCAGGCCACATACATATACACAACCCAAAGCATTGATTCCTTTAGCTGGCAGAACCATATTGAGTATCATTGTGGATCAGCTGGTGGAAGCAGGCATCACGGAATTTGTTTTTGTTGTAGGTTATCTGGGTGAAAAAATCCAGCACTACGTAGAAAAAAAATATCCGCAGCTGACTTGTCATTTTGTGCAGCAGAATAGCAGGGAAGGTACCGGACATGCCATATTACTGACCCGCGAAGTAGTGGGTGAAGATGAAGTACTGATCGTATTGGGAGATACTATCTGTGAATGTGATTTCAAAGAAGTCATTGCTTCTCCTTATTCTATATTAGGTCTGAAAAAAGTAGATGATCCGCGTAACTTCGGTGTGGCGGAAGTAGACGAAAACGCACATATTACCCGTGTAATAGAAAAACCTCAGATACCTAAATCCAATCTTGCCCTGGTAGGCCTCTACAAAATAAAGGAAAGCAAAGAACTGTATGATTGCCTGCAAGCCAATGTTGACAATCATATCAAGTCGCATGATGAGTATCAGCTGACCGACGCACTGGAATGTATGATCGAACGTGGTGTACGTTTTAATTCATTCAAGGTGATCAACTGGTTTGACTGCGGTCGTAAAGACACACTGCTGGAAACCAATGCTATCCTGCTCAAAAAATACAAACTGGCCAACAATCCGGTGTTGCCTTATGAGAACACAATCATTATCCCACCGGTAAGTATAGGAGAAGGATGTAATATCAAGAACTCCATCATCGGTCCTAATGTGGCCGTAGGCGATAATACCGTTATTAACTACTCTATCGTAAAAGACTCCATCATCGGTTCTTTCAGCAATCTGTATGAAGTGGTGCTTAAATCTTCGCTGATAGGCAGTGATGCTAACATCAGAGGGCTCAGCCAGAGCCTGAATATAGGCGACAATACAGAGATCGATCTGGGCTGA
- the deoC gene encoding deoxyribose-phosphate aldolase: MKINRYIDHTILKPTTTLEDIKTLCMQCVEYDFAAACVPPLYVKVAKQFLGATNTKVATVIGFPFGYSAIEAKVAETVLAIVDGVDELDVVINITAVKNNDWEYLEKEIANLMYIVREKKKVIKVIIESGILLEEEIVKCCQLYSKYGVDFVKTSTGYAEKSATVEAVKLMRANLPDNIQIKASGGIRTFAFAKELIEAGATRIGASASVNIVKEGGVATADSDY; this comes from the coding sequence ATGAAGATTAACCGATATATTGATCATACCATCTTAAAACCTACCACCACCCTGGAAGACATCAAAACGTTGTGCATGCAGTGTGTGGAATATGATTTTGCTGCTGCCTGTGTGCCTCCTTTGTATGTGAAAGTGGCGAAGCAGTTTCTGGGCGCCACCAATACCAAAGTGGCTACCGTTATCGGTTTCCCCTTCGGTTATTCCGCCATCGAAGCCAAAGTGGCGGAGACAGTACTCGCCATCGTAGACGGAGTGGATGAACTGGACGTCGTCATCAATATCACTGCTGTTAAAAACAACGACTGGGAATATCTGGAAAAAGAGATTGCCAATCTGATGTATATCGTCCGGGAAAAGAAAAAAGTGATCAAAGTGATCATCGAAAGTGGCATATTATTGGAAGAAGAGATCGTTAAGTGTTGCCAGCTCTACAGCAAGTACGGCGTGGATTTCGTGAAAACGTCTACGGGGTATGCGGAAAAAAGCGCTACGGTGGAAGCCGTAAAACTGATGAGGGCCAATTTACCTGATAACATACAGATCAAAGCATCCGGAGGTATTCGTACCTTTGCTTTTGCGAAGGAACTGATTGAAGCCGGCGCTACCCGTATCGGCGCCAGTGCCAGTGTCAACATTGTGAAGGAAGGTGGAGTGGCTACAGCTGACAGTGATTATTAA
- a CDS encoding SPOR domain-containing protein — translation MQKLFILVCCLLGSSWAMAQDYAQAGNGTVKVTKDPRLDVLIRKQIYINTLAVRSQSGFRVQVISTNKRGDANEAKARVMQLYNDYRTYMDYQAPYFKVRVGDFKTREEASELRDKLSSLFSGGVFVVPAIINVSPDKELSNEEPY, via the coding sequence ATGCAAAAATTATTCATCCTGGTTTGCTGCCTGTTGGGAAGTAGCTGGGCCATGGCGCAGGACTATGCGCAGGCTGGCAACGGAACCGTGAAAGTGACCAAAGACCCGCGCCTCGACGTATTGATCAGAAAACAGATCTATATCAATACCCTGGCGGTCCGCAGTCAGTCCGGCTTCCGGGTACAGGTTATCTCCACCAACAAACGCGGCGATGCCAATGAAGCCAAAGCCCGTGTAATGCAGCTGTACAACGATTACCGCACTTACATGGATTATCAGGCACCCTATTTTAAAGTACGCGTAGGCGATTTTAAAACACGTGAAGAAGCCTCCGAACTGCGCGACAAATTATCCAGCCTCTTCTCTGGCGGTGTATTTGTAGTACCGGCTATCATCAACGTGTCACCGGATAAAGAACTATCAAATGAAGAACCGTATTAA
- a CDS encoding GntR family transcriptional regulator, which yields MEFKDSQAIYLQIADYICEQVLLNKWQPEERIPSVRELAVALEVNPNTVMRTCELLQQQEIIYNKRGIGYFISSDAIEKIRQFKKESFITNELPSLFRSMYLLDIDMDELKPYYEKFKKSNFK from the coding sequence ATGGAATTTAAAGATTCACAAGCCATTTATCTGCAGATTGCAGACTACATATGCGAACAGGTGCTGCTCAACAAATGGCAACCAGAAGAACGCATACCCTCAGTAAGAGAACTGGCCGTTGCCCTGGAAGTCAACCCCAACACCGTAATGCGCACCTGCGAGCTGCTACAGCAACAGGAAATCATCTACAACAAAAGAGGCATCGGTTACTTCATCAGCAGCGATGCCATTGAAAAAATCAGGCAGTTCAAAAAAGAATCCTTTATCACTAACGAGTTGCCCAGCCTGTTTCGCAGCATGTATCTGCTAGACATCGATATGGACGAGCTAAAACCGTACTACGAAAAATTTAAAAAATCTAATTTCAAATAA